Proteins from a genomic interval of Leifsonia shinshuensis:
- a CDS encoding DUF427 domain-containing protein yields the protein MKAILNDTVIAEAPTEDLIRIEGNWYFPPQSVNSEYLVESATPYTCPWKGECQYFSVKDGDTVLQDRAWSYPTPYPSSFDRVGKDYSDYVAFWKDVRVVD from the coding sequence ATGAAAGCAATTCTGAACGACACCGTCATCGCCGAGGCCCCGACCGAGGACCTCATCCGCATCGAGGGCAACTGGTACTTCCCCCCGCAGAGCGTCAACTCCGAGTACCTGGTGGAGTCCGCCACGCCGTACACGTGTCCGTGGAAGGGCGAGTGCCAGTACTTCTCCGTCAAGGACGGCGACACGGTGCTGCAGGACCGTGCCTGGAGCTACCCGACGCCGTACCCGAGCTCGTTCGACCGGGTCGGCAAGGACTACAGCGACTACGTCGCGTTCTGGAAGGACGTGCGCGTCGTCGACTGA
- a CDS encoding DUF5979 domain-containing protein, with amino-acid sequence MAGTVVVALVGGGLVASPALADTAALTVDKTVGDGLKALTVLPGGEFTYSIQVGCDDNDCVDAKLADALPAAFAGFTILDTSVQPSSKPATKTLTGCTDTVTANCALSVVFGEPVAGGVGIPAGGTYLVTVTLKVPQGLTPQSSEVNHPVTNTAVGTFAGSATPVTSSADVTVNVPTSVDVAVGKTWTPASQQYQPGAQSTVSLTAQNASNVPASTLTLQDPATAADAATALDAANPFALVDFAGFGGVVLPQGATTVQVDAYVRNPSTGAWAWQTGPPAAPAAIALPAGVQNADVGGLRFTFAGADGTALTEGGAAGSVGVLVAQRSTNRQSGAALVTGASVTNRVAGTVVVPDRAPVTKTATAPFAVGGLTVAVTPGKQITPARIPAGTTATATVSGKNASNGPLDSLTLSDVGYFTDTLRFGGFAAGISYPSGATAAQVVWHFSDGSTQAVPFADGATPVAPSAPAGAHLTGLELAFTGAVAVGAVATAQLLIAPTADFAAEGAHVDTTNTLTVTGVNAAGSASKQASAPLAVFYPDIELTLNKTITPSAPVSPGATVTAQLPATTSSDSAYVRPTSIVIEDVWRPGVAGDFFNGFDPVAIAPTQVLKGSTLQVEYTTDGVTWSTLATVDATAAAQTYRAATLPAGVTGLRFTFADAAGFAQGTTVRPSITAQARSTLRDGSGPTSTAGAAASTYANHAVADTQGAVDGTVVTGAQVTADANAKIQSTTGAGSLGIAKKWTKTDLTGDVTDLASQSGAQAGTLLSWGVTDTGYSSVTITDPAGDPAHPESTVFQSFDLLRVSPIPFTADPALKWDTVSSVQLFRGGAWVTVPAPAGGWKNGAGFVGYTLTAAETADTTGVRITVVPDDAARATATDPTAPPAGSGVATVAFGQSRPIGLVWQLRNVQRVPSDPAHPWVTQETSASVDNVAQADGVQNGTNVPPVTGHDTVALIDQPPAVSLTKSSSRSTVVVPHLGDVDPADYPTNTFTLTAQNTATSRASYLRVTDPSPCDAGAETACLSAPSAWGADPFAGAAYSAASPFERLDLTRIAFAVPAGQVDSDSSLVTLWHRAADGSTSTSVVSLRTAAALTAADLADVVGVSVVYQGASPQTTGGTIASGQSLVMTLETRVRAVTRSTGAPVTAFRIDNHAFAQGYDPVLVPSGQGSQPYASSDASLSLTTGALGVTAAKTISPSTLLERDRTAPVTVTLTATSGAATAATHQVVVTDDDPAFWNRFALTGLSAGDVTLPAGADLVRVDAQTGGGTTWIMGTPAATASLPTAAVGQITGLRFTFLRADGGLFSRSAVPAGFTATVVLHVALLGVARDGSAIPFPGSVSDTVDTVSHRTDTPPVYADATASATAGMTLAPGTASLDVAKTPLNNVHTVAVGDTVPWTLTFASTGTGYLDLTGVTDTLPASLAWDGETPTFTTSAGGTLSTSPAVTYDAATGRFGLTWPAGGARMSPGERFTVVLGLILKPGLAAGDRATNQFVVSTVQNLTACTNGSGNGQGVLSGLPATQCGTTNYVQPVTGPSLYTTKGVQGDVVGRTVSGAINPTAPSATCRTDADGYYAAPCAANTVVGGIDQWRLNALNTGTVDYTSVVFVDPLPTVGDRMLATGGPRGSTFRPVFDGAAGVTVQDVPAGTAVSWEVTTEPGVCLSGTATAWPTDPTCAAHPAAWTASGAFTGDWADVTGIRVTLDFAATASGALRGGEGATVLYRTIDRPATATAPDGAPVSLPASPAAAAAVAWNQFGATAALVGGGSVRRAPVKAGVTIATGPLQVDKVVTGAAASAAPDEFGADIACTVAGVPVDLGAAAHTLLKRSAGFTARLDGLPIGSDCTIAESGAAGSYGEASRAIANGTVHIGAGALQGAVPAGQITTITNTFEYGRLELAKTASAAVVGLDQPVTYTITVTNIGALDATAFDVVDTLPAGAHFVSADQGGTLNAGKVTWNVASLAKGASLDLHVVVTYSAEGYPVNAVTVTTPPVGPWQPPAVDGPCASDPGSACATIYVDPPVPAAPSGDLARTGSGGDYLLVAFWAGLLVLAGAALLGRRRRKA; translated from the coding sequence GTGGCCGGCACCGTCGTCGTCGCCCTCGTCGGCGGCGGCCTGGTCGCGTCGCCCGCGCTCGCGGACACCGCGGCGCTCACCGTCGACAAGACGGTCGGAGACGGCCTCAAAGCGCTCACCGTGCTGCCGGGAGGGGAGTTCACCTACTCCATCCAGGTCGGCTGCGACGACAACGACTGCGTCGACGCGAAGCTCGCCGACGCCCTCCCGGCGGCGTTCGCCGGGTTCACCATCCTCGACACGAGCGTCCAGCCGAGCTCCAAGCCGGCGACCAAGACCCTCACCGGCTGCACCGACACGGTGACGGCGAACTGCGCGCTCAGCGTCGTCTTCGGGGAGCCCGTGGCCGGCGGCGTCGGCATCCCGGCGGGCGGGACCTACCTGGTCACAGTCACCCTCAAGGTCCCGCAGGGACTGACCCCGCAGTCGTCCGAGGTGAACCACCCCGTCACCAACACGGCGGTCGGCACCTTCGCCGGATCGGCGACGCCGGTCACGAGCAGCGCCGACGTGACCGTGAACGTGCCGACCTCGGTGGACGTCGCGGTCGGCAAGACCTGGACCCCGGCGAGCCAGCAGTACCAGCCCGGCGCGCAGTCCACCGTCTCGCTCACCGCGCAGAACGCCTCGAACGTCCCCGCGTCCACCCTCACCCTCCAGGACCCGGCGACCGCCGCGGACGCCGCGACCGCGCTCGACGCGGCCAACCCGTTCGCGCTGGTCGACTTCGCCGGTTTCGGCGGGGTCGTCCTCCCGCAGGGCGCGACCACCGTGCAGGTGGACGCGTACGTGCGGAACCCCTCGACCGGCGCCTGGGCGTGGCAGACCGGGCCTCCTGCCGCCCCTGCCGCGATCGCCCTCCCCGCCGGCGTGCAGAACGCCGACGTCGGCGGCCTCCGCTTCACCTTCGCCGGCGCCGACGGCACCGCGCTGACCGAGGGCGGCGCGGCCGGGTCGGTCGGCGTGCTCGTCGCCCAGCGCAGCACGAACCGCCAGTCCGGGGCCGCCCTGGTCACCGGCGCGAGCGTGACCAACAGAGTCGCCGGTACGGTCGTCGTCCCGGACCGGGCCCCGGTCACCAAGACGGCGACCGCGCCGTTCGCGGTCGGCGGCCTGACCGTCGCCGTCACGCCGGGCAAGCAGATCACCCCGGCCCGCATCCCGGCCGGCACCACCGCGACCGCGACCGTCTCCGGCAAGAACGCCTCCAACGGGCCGCTCGACTCGCTGACCCTCTCGGACGTCGGCTACTTCACCGACACCCTCCGCTTCGGCGGCTTCGCGGCCGGGATCTCCTACCCGTCCGGCGCGACCGCCGCGCAGGTGGTCTGGCACTTCTCCGACGGGTCCACCCAGGCCGTGCCGTTCGCCGACGGCGCCACCCCGGTCGCGCCCTCCGCCCCGGCCGGCGCGCACCTGACCGGGCTGGAGCTCGCCTTCACGGGCGCAGTCGCCGTCGGCGCCGTCGCGACCGCCCAGCTCCTGATCGCGCCCACGGCCGACTTCGCGGCAGAGGGCGCGCACGTGGACACCACGAACACGCTCACCGTCACCGGCGTCAACGCGGCCGGCAGCGCGAGCAAGCAGGCCTCCGCGCCGCTCGCCGTGTTCTACCCGGACATCGAATTGACGCTGAACAAGACGATCACGCCGTCCGCCCCGGTCTCGCCCGGCGCGACCGTGACCGCCCAGCTTCCGGCGACCACCTCGAGCGACTCCGCCTATGTGCGGCCGACCAGCATCGTCATCGAGGACGTCTGGCGTCCCGGCGTCGCAGGCGACTTCTTCAACGGCTTCGACCCGGTCGCCATCGCGCCGACACAGGTGCTGAAGGGCTCGACCCTCCAGGTCGAGTACACGACGGACGGCGTCACCTGGAGCACGCTCGCCACCGTCGACGCGACCGCGGCGGCGCAGACCTACCGCGCCGCGACGCTGCCCGCAGGCGTCACCGGCCTGCGCTTCACCTTCGCGGACGCGGCCGGCTTCGCCCAGGGCACCACCGTCCGGCCGTCGATCACGGCGCAGGCGCGCTCCACGCTCCGCGACGGCTCCGGCCCCACCTCCACAGCCGGAGCCGCGGCCTCCACCTACGCCAACCACGCGGTCGCCGACACCCAGGGCGCCGTCGACGGCACCGTGGTGACCGGCGCGCAGGTGACCGCCGACGCGAACGCCAAGATCCAGTCGACGACCGGCGCCGGGTCCCTCGGCATCGCCAAGAAGTGGACGAAGACCGACCTGACCGGCGACGTGACCGACCTGGCGTCCCAGTCCGGCGCCCAGGCCGGCACCCTGCTGAGCTGGGGCGTCACCGACACCGGCTACAGCTCGGTGACGATCACCGACCCGGCGGGCGACCCGGCGCATCCCGAGTCGACCGTCTTCCAGTCGTTCGACCTGCTGCGGGTGTCGCCGATCCCGTTCACGGCCGACCCCGCGCTGAAGTGGGACACCGTTTCCTCGGTCCAGCTGTTCCGCGGCGGCGCCTGGGTGACCGTGCCCGCGCCGGCCGGAGGCTGGAAGAACGGCGCCGGCTTCGTCGGCTACACCCTCACCGCCGCCGAGACCGCTGACACGACCGGCGTGCGGATCACCGTCGTGCCCGACGACGCCGCCCGCGCGACGGCCACCGACCCGACCGCACCGCCTGCTGGCTCCGGCGTCGCGACCGTCGCGTTCGGGCAGTCCCGGCCGATCGGCCTGGTCTGGCAGCTCCGCAACGTGCAGCGCGTCCCGAGCGACCCGGCGCACCCCTGGGTCACCCAGGAAACGTCCGCCTCCGTCGACAACGTCGCACAGGCCGACGGCGTGCAGAACGGCACGAACGTGCCGCCGGTCACCGGCCACGACACCGTCGCGCTGATCGACCAGCCCCCGGCGGTGAGCCTGACCAAGTCCAGTTCTCGCTCGACCGTCGTCGTGCCGCACCTCGGCGACGTCGACCCGGCCGACTACCCGACCAACACCTTCACCCTCACCGCGCAGAACACCGCGACCTCGCGCGCCTCCTACCTGCGCGTGACCGACCCGTCGCCGTGCGACGCGGGTGCGGAGACCGCCTGCCTGTCGGCGCCCTCGGCGTGGGGAGCCGACCCGTTCGCCGGCGCCGCCTACAGCGCCGCCAGCCCGTTCGAGCGCCTGGACCTGACCAGGATCGCGTTCGCGGTCCCGGCCGGTCAGGTGGACTCCGACTCCTCGCTCGTGACGCTCTGGCACCGGGCAGCGGACGGCAGCACCTCCACCTCGGTCGTCTCGCTGCGGACCGCCGCTGCGCTCACCGCGGCCGACCTGGCCGACGTCGTCGGCGTCAGCGTGGTCTACCAGGGCGCGTCCCCGCAGACCACCGGAGGCACGATCGCCTCCGGCCAGTCGCTGGTGATGACCCTGGAAACCCGGGTGCGGGCGGTCACCCGCAGCACCGGCGCTCCGGTCACGGCGTTCCGGATCGACAACCACGCGTTCGCGCAGGGCTACGACCCGGTGCTCGTCCCGAGCGGGCAGGGCTCGCAGCCGTACGCGTCCTCCGACGCGTCGCTGAGCCTGACCACCGGCGCGCTCGGCGTCACCGCGGCGAAGACCATCTCGCCGAGCACGCTGCTGGAGCGCGATCGCACCGCGCCCGTCACGGTCACGCTGACCGCAACCTCCGGAGCGGCGACGGCGGCGACCCACCAGGTCGTGGTCACCGACGACGACCCGGCGTTCTGGAACCGCTTCGCCCTCACCGGGCTGAGCGCGGGCGATGTGACGCTCCCGGCCGGCGCCGACCTGGTCAGGGTCGACGCGCAGACCGGCGGCGGCACGACCTGGATCATGGGGACGCCCGCCGCGACGGCGAGCCTCCCGACCGCCGCGGTCGGACAGATCACCGGCCTCCGGTTCACGTTCCTGCGGGCGGACGGCGGGCTGTTCAGCCGCTCCGCGGTGCCGGCCGGCTTCACCGCGACCGTCGTGCTCCACGTGGCGCTCCTCGGCGTCGCCAGGGACGGCTCGGCGATCCCGTTCCCCGGCTCCGTCAGCGACACGGTCGACACCGTCAGCCACCGCACGGACACGCCGCCGGTGTACGCCGACGCGACCGCGAGCGCGACGGCGGGCATGACGCTCGCGCCGGGCACGGCCTCCCTCGACGTCGCCAAGACGCCGCTGAACAACGTGCACACCGTCGCGGTCGGCGACACCGTGCCCTGGACGCTGACCTTCGCCAGCACCGGGACCGGCTACCTCGACCTGACCGGCGTGACCGACACCCTGCCGGCCAGCCTGGCCTGGGACGGGGAGACGCCCACCTTCACGACCAGCGCGGGCGGGACGCTCTCGACGAGTCCCGCTGTGACCTATGACGCCGCGACCGGACGGTTCGGGCTGACCTGGCCGGCCGGAGGGGCGCGGATGTCGCCGGGCGAGCGTTTCACGGTCGTCCTCGGTCTGATCCTGAAGCCGGGGCTGGCAGCGGGAGACCGCGCGACGAACCAGTTCGTGGTCTCCACTGTGCAGAACCTCACCGCGTGCACCAACGGCTCGGGCAACGGGCAGGGCGTGCTGAGCGGCCTCCCCGCGACCCAGTGCGGCACGACGAACTACGTGCAGCCGGTCACCGGCCCGTCGCTCTACACCACCAAGGGCGTGCAGGGCGACGTCGTCGGCCGCACCGTCTCCGGGGCGATCAACCCGACCGCGCCGTCGGCGACCTGCCGCACCGACGCCGACGGCTACTACGCGGCGCCCTGCGCCGCGAACACCGTCGTGGGCGGCATCGACCAGTGGCGGCTCAACGCCCTCAACACCGGGACCGTCGACTACACCTCGGTCGTCTTCGTGGACCCGCTGCCGACGGTCGGCGACCGCATGCTCGCCACGGGCGGCCCGCGCGGCTCGACCTTCCGGCCGGTGTTCGACGGCGCCGCGGGCGTGACCGTGCAGGACGTCCCCGCCGGGACGGCCGTGAGCTGGGAGGTGACCACCGAGCCGGGCGTCTGCCTCTCGGGCACGGCCACCGCGTGGCCGACCGACCCGACCTGCGCGGCGCACCCGGCCGCCTGGACGGCGTCCGGAGCGTTCACCGGCGACTGGGCCGACGTCACCGGCATCCGGGTGACGCTCGACTTCGCCGCGACGGCGAGCGGCGCCCTGCGCGGCGGAGAGGGCGCGACGGTGCTCTACCGCACGATCGACCGGCCCGCGACCGCGACCGCGCCGGACGGCGCCCCGGTCTCGCTCCCGGCCTCGCCGGCCGCGGCAGCGGCGGTGGCCTGGAACCAGTTCGGCGCGACGGCGGCCCTCGTCGGCGGCGGCAGCGTCCGCCGCGCTCCGGTGAAGGCCGGCGTCACCATCGCGACCGGACCGCTGCAGGTCGACAAGGTCGTGACCGGCGCTGCCGCCTCCGCGGCTCCCGACGAGTTCGGGGCGGACATCGCCTGCACCGTGGCCGGGGTCCCCGTCGACCTGGGCGCGGCCGCGCACACCCTGCTGAAGCGCAGCGCCGGCTTCACGGCCCGGCTCGACGGCCTCCCGATCGGCTCCGACTGCACGATCGCGGAGTCGGGCGCCGCGGGCAGCTACGGCGAGGCGTCCCGCGCCATCGCGAACGGCACCGTGCACATCGGGGCCGGAGCGCTGCAGGGCGCCGTGCCGGCGGGCCAGATCACGACGATCACCAACACCTTCGAGTACGGGCGGCTGGAGCTCGCCAAGACCGCGTCGGCCGCCGTCGTCGGGCTCGACCAGCCCGTGACGTACACGATCACCGTCACCAACATCGGCGCGCTCGACGCGACGGCGTTCGACGTGGTCGACACCCTCCCGGCCGGGGCGCACTTCGTGTCGGCCGACCAGGGCGGGACGCTGAACGCCGGGAAGGTGACCTGGAACGTCGCGAGCCTGGCCAAGGGCGCCAGCCTCGACCTCCACGTCGTGGTGACCTACTCGGCGGAGGGCTACCCGGTAAACGCGGTCACCGTGACCACGCCGCCGGTCGGGCCGTGGCAGCCGCCGGCGGTCGACGGCCCGTGCGCCTCCGACCCCGGGTCCGCGTGCGCGACGATCTACGTCGACCCGCCCGTGCCCGCCGCGCCCTCCGGCGACCTGGCCAGGACCGGCAGCGGAGGCGACTACCTCCTCGTCGCGTTCTGGGCCGGGCTGCTGGTCCTCGCCGGGGCCGCGCTCCTCGGCCGGCGCCGCCGGAAGGCCTGA
- a CDS encoding SprT-like domain-containing protein: protein MAELDRVRRWAEALIALHLDPAVWSFDFDNAKTRAGLCNYTAKRITVSRYLAARYEDDDIHQILLHEVAHALAGSRAGHGPRWRAIALDLGYEGKRLHGGAIADDLAPWVGTCPQGHTHYRYRKPARALACGACSRRFDSANLISWVHREVSAAQRRMAAAAATEAD from the coding sequence ATGGCAGAGCTCGATCGCGTGCGCCGCTGGGCGGAGGCCCTCATCGCCCTCCATCTCGACCCCGCCGTGTGGAGCTTCGACTTCGACAACGCGAAGACCCGGGCCGGGCTGTGCAACTACACCGCCAAGCGGATCACGGTCTCCCGGTACCTGGCCGCCCGGTACGAGGACGACGACATCCACCAGATCCTGCTGCACGAGGTGGCGCACGCGCTGGCTGGCTCACGTGCGGGGCACGGTCCGCGCTGGCGCGCGATCGCCCTCGACCTCGGCTATGAGGGCAAGCGGCTGCATGGCGGCGCGATCGCCGACGACCTCGCCCCCTGGGTGGGCACGTGCCCGCAGGGGCACACGCACTACCGCTACCGCAAGCCGGCGCGGGCGCTCGCCTGCGGCGCGTGCAGCCGCCGCTTCGACTCGGCGAACCTCATCTCCTGGGTGCACCGCGAGGTCTCCGCCGCGCAGCGCCGGATGGCCGCCGCGGCCGCCACCGAGGCTGACTGA
- a CDS encoding GNAT family N-acetyltransferase translates to MTARRPDPFAVLEGATVRLRALRQDDLPDLHDAIGHPAVFAGGWGGGLAAYRDTYEEWREFILGYLAWDTGNVTAVCLRDGDRIVGTTTLGDFDLPNGSAHIGWTAYAPELWGSRVNAETKRLLLGTAFDHGFERVKLQADVLNERSRAAILRLGATFEGVLRHTQPRADGTWRDTAVYSVLREEWPAVRDGLDARLAVENA, encoded by the coding sequence ATGACTGCGAGGCGTCCGGATCCGTTTGCCGTGCTCGAGGGAGCGACGGTGCGGTTGCGGGCGCTGAGGCAGGACGATCTGCCGGATCTGCACGACGCGATCGGGCACCCCGCGGTGTTCGCCGGCGGCTGGGGCGGCGGCCTCGCGGCATACCGCGACACCTACGAGGAGTGGCGGGAGTTCATCCTCGGCTACCTCGCCTGGGACACCGGCAACGTCACCGCGGTGTGCCTCCGCGACGGAGACCGGATCGTGGGGACCACGACGCTGGGCGACTTCGACCTCCCGAACGGCTCGGCGCACATCGGCTGGACCGCATACGCGCCCGAGCTGTGGGGCTCGCGCGTCAACGCGGAGACCAAGCGCCTGCTGCTCGGCACGGCGTTCGACCACGGATTCGAGCGCGTGAAGCTGCAGGCGGACGTGCTCAACGAGCGCTCCCGGGCGGCGATCCTGCGACTCGGCGCGACCTTCGAGGGCGTGCTGCGGCACACGCAGCCCCGCGCGGACGGCACCTGGCGCGACACCGCGGTCTACTCGGTGCTCCGCGAGGAGTGGCCGGCGGTGCGGGACGGACTCGACGCCCGCCTCGCGGTCGAGAACGCCTGA
- a CDS encoding CGNR zinc finger domain-containing protein: protein MPTDALLPRETGQWMDDADGLRWWFDSGALALDFAYTGGGEVLGAAEGTDDGAQWRSVDDPEQLGAWLQSRFPEVSATTGEREFRDAEMLRAAIGRLARQASRGETLGPADVDVVNLFAATPDIPPVLAGGGRQAGRAMARPHQALGTIARDAVRLFGPDADGRIRECSADDCGLVYLDTSRSGNRRWCSMQRCGNRAKVRAHRARVAGNRGTRAADAAVASGIAE from the coding sequence GTGCCTACCGACGCCCTCCTGCCCCGCGAGACCGGGCAGTGGATGGACGACGCGGACGGCCTGCGCTGGTGGTTCGACTCCGGCGCGCTCGCGCTCGACTTCGCGTACACCGGAGGCGGCGAGGTCCTCGGCGCCGCGGAGGGCACGGACGACGGCGCGCAGTGGCGCTCCGTCGACGACCCCGAGCAACTCGGCGCCTGGCTGCAGTCCCGGTTCCCCGAGGTGTCCGCGACGACCGGCGAGCGCGAGTTCCGCGACGCCGAGATGCTCCGCGCGGCGATCGGCCGGCTCGCCCGCCAGGCCAGCCGCGGGGAGACCCTCGGGCCGGCCGACGTGGACGTCGTGAACCTGTTCGCCGCGACACCCGACATCCCTCCGGTGCTCGCCGGCGGCGGGCGGCAGGCCGGCCGGGCGATGGCCCGTCCGCACCAGGCGCTCGGCACCATCGCCCGCGACGCCGTGCGCCTGTTCGGCCCCGACGCCGACGGCCGCATCCGGGAGTGCTCGGCCGACGACTGCGGGCTGGTCTACCTGGACACCTCGCGCAGCGGGAACCGGCGCTGGTGCTCGATGCAGCGCTGCGGCAACCGGGCCAAGGTGCGCGCGCACCGGGCACGCGTCGCCGGGAACCGCGGCACCCGCGCGGCCGATGCCGCGGTCGCGTCCGGTATCGCAGAATAG
- a CDS encoding LamB/YcsF family protein encodes MEPRTRVDLNSDLGESFGAWRMGDDAAMLRLVTSANVACGFHAGDPSTMLATCRLAAENAVAVGAHVSYRDLAGFGRRSMDVPAAELRDEVLYQLAALAGIARVAGTAVRYVKPHGALYNRIVHDEAQAVAVVAAVAAFDPALPLLGLPGSAVERAAAEHGIRFVREAFVDRGYRADGTLVPRTEPGAVLSDATAIAARAVRMVRDGVVESVDGAPVAVAADSLCVHGDTPGAVRMAEAVRRGLDEAGIAVRAFV; translated from the coding sequence ATGGAGCCCCGCACCCGCGTCGATCTGAACAGCGACCTCGGCGAGTCCTTCGGCGCCTGGCGGATGGGCGACGACGCCGCGATGCTCCGCCTGGTGACCAGTGCGAACGTGGCGTGCGGCTTCCACGCCGGCGACCCCTCCACGATGCTCGCCACCTGCCGACTCGCCGCCGAGAACGCCGTCGCCGTCGGAGCGCACGTCTCCTACCGCGACCTCGCGGGCTTCGGCCGGCGCAGCATGGACGTCCCGGCGGCCGAGCTGCGCGACGAGGTGCTCTACCAGCTCGCGGCGCTCGCCGGGATCGCCCGAGTCGCCGGCACGGCGGTCCGCTACGTCAAGCCGCACGGCGCCCTCTACAACCGCATCGTCCACGACGAGGCCCAGGCCGTCGCGGTCGTGGCCGCGGTCGCCGCGTTCGACCCGGCGCTGCCGCTCCTCGGGCTCCCCGGCTCGGCAGTCGAGCGTGCGGCGGCGGAGCACGGGATCCGCTTCGTGCGGGAGGCGTTCGTCGACCGCGGCTACCGCGCCGACGGCACGCTCGTGCCGCGCACCGAGCCGGGCGCCGTGCTGTCGGACGCGACCGCCATCGCCGCCCGGGCCGTGCGGATGGTGCGCGACGGCGTGGTGGAGTCCGTCGACGGCGCGCCGGTCGCGGTCGCGGCCGACTCGCTCTGCGTGCACGGCGACACCCCGGGCGCTGTGCGCATGGCGGAGGCCGTCCGCCGCGGCCTGGACGAGGCCGGTATTGCGGTGAGGGCCTTCGTGTGA
- a CDS encoding allophanate hydrolase subunit 1 yields MSVRVIPYGDGALLLELGSLDEVLGMLRALERTRPAGVVDLVPAARTIAILLDPHVLSPASARGWVERTGPEAAAAADEDVVELPVRYDGADLAEVAELLGITPAEVVERHTASRWRVAFGGFVPGFAYLVTDRDGLRVPRRATPRTSVPAGSVGLAGEFSGVYPRSSPGGWQLIGRTDATLWDTAADPPALLRPGVVVRFTAVPS; encoded by the coding sequence GTGAGCGTCCGGGTGATTCCGTACGGCGACGGCGCCCTGCTCCTGGAGCTCGGCTCCCTCGACGAGGTGCTGGGGATGCTGCGCGCCTTGGAACGCACCCGTCCGGCGGGCGTCGTGGACCTCGTCCCGGCCGCCCGCACGATCGCGATCCTGCTCGATCCGCACGTGCTGAGCCCGGCCTCCGCCCGCGGCTGGGTCGAGCGCACCGGCCCCGAGGCCGCCGCCGCGGCGGACGAGGACGTGGTGGAGCTCCCGGTGCGCTACGACGGCGCGGACCTGGCGGAGGTGGCCGAGCTGCTCGGCATCACGCCCGCCGAGGTCGTCGAGCGGCACACCGCCTCCCGCTGGCGGGTGGCCTTCGGCGGCTTCGTCCCCGGCTTCGCCTACCTGGTGACCGACCGCGACGGCCTGCGGGTGCCGCGCCGGGCGACACCGCGCACCTCCGTGCCCGCGGGGTCGGTCGGCCTCGCCGGGGAGTTCAGCGGCGTCTACCCGCGGTCGAGCCCGGGCGGCTGGCAGCTCATCGGCCGCACCGACGCGACGCTCTGGGACACAGCGGCCGACCCGCCCGCTCTGCTGAGGCCGGGCGTCGTGGTGCGGTTCACGGCGGTCCCGTCGTGA
- a CDS encoding 5-oxoprolinase/urea amidolyase family protein, with translation MSAGGLRILQPGPLALIEDLGRPGLAAVGVSPSGALDRGALGLANRLVGNRPEAAGVELLLGGFAARFESPVWFAVTGATARVTLDGRPVDPDAAIHAPAGAELRIAPPTAGVRSYLAVRGGIEAEAVLGSRSRDTLSGLGPAPLAAGDVLPFGPEPSAPVPAVDFVPVADLGDAAVEVRAHRGPRADWFTPAALDAFFTVEWRASADGDRVGVRLDPPRIPAHARGVEPAPPLLLERAVREELPSEPMIAGAVQVSPDGRPTVLLADHPVTGGYPVIAVVAARSLDAFAQLRPGQPVHFRHA, from the coding sequence GTGAGCGCCGGGGGCCTGCGCATCCTGCAGCCCGGTCCGCTCGCGCTCATCGAGGACCTCGGCCGGCCCGGTCTCGCCGCGGTCGGCGTGAGCCCGTCGGGCGCGCTCGACCGCGGCGCGCTCGGGCTGGCGAATCGGCTGGTCGGCAACCGGCCGGAGGCCGCAGGCGTGGAGCTCCTGCTCGGCGGGTTCGCCGCGCGGTTCGAGTCGCCCGTTTGGTTCGCGGTGACGGGCGCGACCGCCCGGGTGACCCTCGACGGCCGCCCGGTCGATCCGGACGCCGCCATCCACGCCCCCGCGGGCGCCGAGCTCCGGATCGCGCCGCCCACTGCCGGCGTGCGCAGCTACCTCGCGGTCCGCGGCGGCATCGAGGCGGAGGCCGTGCTCGGCTCCCGCTCGCGCGACACGCTGTCCGGCCTCGGGCCGGCGCCGCTCGCCGCCGGAGACGTGCTCCCGTTCGGTCCGGAGCCGTCCGCTCCGGTGCCCGCCGTGGACTTCGTCCCGGTCGCCGACCTGGGCGACGCGGCGGTGGAGGTGCGGGCGCACCGCGGCCCGCGCGCCGACTGGTTCACGCCCGCCGCCCTCGACGCGTTCTTCACGGTGGAGTGGCGGGCGAGCGCGGACGGGGACCGGGTCGGCGTCCGCCTCGACCCTCCGCGCATCCCGGCGCACGCGCGCGGCGTGGAGCCGGCGCCTCCGCTGCTGCTCGAACGCGCTGTTCGCGAGGAGCTGCCGAGCGAGCCGATGATCGCGGGCGCGGTGCAGGTCTCCCCGGACGGCCGCCCGACCGTGCTGCTCGCCGACCACCCGGTGACCGGCGGCTACCCGGTCATCGCCGTCGTCGCGGCCCGCTCGCTCGACGCCTTCGCGCAGCTCCGCCCCGGCCAGCCCGTGCACTTCCGGCACGCCTGA